Part of the Sphingopyxis sp. 113P3 genome, CGCGTCGGGAGGAAATCGAAGCAGGCTTGTGCCAGATGCGTGCGGCCTTCGCGCGCGAGCCGGGCATCAAGCACCTCCTTCATCGCGTGGAGGAAGCGCACGTCGCTCGCGGCATAGTCGCGCTGCGCCTCGCTCAGGATCGCAGCGCCCCAGTCGCTCGACTGCTGCTGCTTCGATACTTCCTGACCGAGCAGTTCGCGTACGAGTTCCTTGAGCCCGTGGCGGTCGGTATAGGTGCGCACCAGCTTCGAGGCGATCTTCGTGCAATAAACGGGTGCGGTGACGACCCCGAGCGCATGCTGGAGCGCAGCGATGTCGAATCGCGCGAAATGAAAAAGCTTCAGACGGTCGGGATCGGTCAGGATCGCTTTGAGCACGGGGGCGTCGTAGGCGCTGCCGGGACCGAAGCGGACGAGATGCTCGTCGCCCGTCCCGTCACTGATCTGGACGAGACACAGCCGGTCGCGCAGCGGGTTCAAACCCATTGTCTCGGTGTCGATCGCGACGGGGCCCGGCCCCAATACGCCTTCGGGCAGGTCTTCTTCGTGAAAATATACGCTCATCGCCTCGCCTTAGAGCCTGTTGCCCCGCCGCTCAATGACTGGTTTTCCCCAATAGCAAGCGACGGCTTCGCACGACGTCCAAGCGTGGCAAAGACGCCACAGTATCCTTGAATTTTCTGTTCGCAGAAGCCGCTTTTATAGGTTATATATTGCGCCCTTCGTGGCACGGGGCGAGTCTGTGCCTGTGGTGAACTGCGTCCCCGTCCGGCGCAAGGAGCCGGTTCAATAGGGCGTGGACGAACCGAAAGCGACTACTAAGCAATGAGTTTCAACAAGGATCGCCGTGGCCATCGGGGACGCGGTAAGCGCGATGATTTCGGAAATTTCGACAGCTTCGAACCGTCGCCTTACGGCGGCGACAGCTTTGGCGGCCCGCGTGGCGGTTATGGCGAGCGCAGCGGTGGTTATAACGATCGCGGAGGCTTTGGCGGTGATCGCGGCGGCTTTGGCGGCGGCGATCGCGGCGGCTTCGGCGGCGGGCGCGGCGGCGGCATGCCGGCGCAGGTTGTCGGCGAGGGCCAGGGCACGGTCAAATTCTTCAACCCGTCGAAGGGCTTCGGCTTCGTCGCCCGCGACGATGGCGGCGAAGACGTGTTCGTGCACATCAGCGCGGTCGAGCAGGCCGGCCTTCAGGGTCTCGCCTCGGGGCAACCGCTCGCCTTCACCCTCGTCGAACGCAACGGCAAGGTGTCGGCGATCGACCTCAAGATCGAGGGCGAACCGCTACCGGTCGAGGAATTCTCGCCGCGCCAGCGCGAGGATCGCCCCGGCGGCGCGCGCGGCCGGCGCCAGCTGACCGGCGAGCGCACCTCGGGCACGGTCAAATTCTTCAACACGACGAAGGGCTTCGGCTTCATTGCGCGCGACGATGGACAGGCGGACGCCTTTGTCCACATCAGCGCGGTGCAGCGCGCTGGCATGGCAGGCCTTGAAGAGGGCGACCGCGTTGCCTTTGACATCGAGGTCGACGACCGCGGCAAGTTCGCGGCGGTGAACCTCCAGCCCGCGAGCGACTGAGCTCGCGCGGAACAAGCGGCACGATGAAGGGCGGTCCTGAAGGATCGCCCTTTTTCGTCGAGGCGAGTGTGCCGGCTCCGGAGTTTTGAAAGGTCAGTCTGCGAGGCGGCGAGCCGTGTCCTGGACGAGCGCGATCATGTTGGGCACACCTTGGGTGCGGTTCGACGAAAGCTGGCGCGTCAGCTCGAAGGGGGCGAGCGCGGCGGCGATATCCATGCCAGCGACCTCGGCGGCGGGCTTGTCCTGCACGGCGGCGAGGACCAGCGCGACAATGCCCTTGGTGATCGCGGCATTGCTGTCGGCGAGGAAGTGGAGCCGGCCGTCGTCGCGCGGCACGGGATAAACCCACACGCT contains:
- a CDS encoding SufE family protein — translated: MRSLTDIFDEYDFLDGDDRYRLLIELGRELEPMPDALKTEATLVRGCSASVWVYPVPRDDGRLHFLADSNAAITKGIVALVLAAVQDKPAAEVAGMDIAAALAPFELTRQLSSNRTQGVPNMIALVQDTARRLAD
- a CDS encoding cold-shock protein, with protein sequence MSFNKDRRGHRGRGKRDDFGNFDSFEPSPYGGDSFGGPRGGYGERSGGYNDRGGFGGDRGGFGGGDRGGFGGGRGGGMPAQVVGEGQGTVKFFNPSKGFGFVARDDGGEDVFVHISAVEQAGLQGLASGQPLAFTLVERNGKVSAIDLKIEGEPLPVEEFSPRQREDRPGGARGRRQLTGERTSGTVKFFNTTKGFGFIARDDGQADAFVHISAVQRAGMAGLEEGDRVAFDIEVDDRGKFAAVNLQPASD
- a CDS encoding ribonuclease D; its protein translation is MSVYFHEEDLPEGVLGPGPVAIDTETMGLNPLRDRLCLVQISDGTGDEHLVRFGPGSAYDAPVLKAILTDPDRLKLFHFARFDIAALQHALGVVTAPVYCTKIASKLVRTYTDRHGLKELVRELLGQEVSKQQQSSDWGAAILSEAQRDYAASDVRFLHAMKEVLDARLAREGRTHLAQACFDFLPTRAALDLAGWPEVDIFSHS